Within the Prochlorococcus sp. MIT 1300 genome, the region CAACTTGGATGCCATTTGCCCTCGTAATGCTGGTTGCAACAACGTCTGCATGCAACACCACTTACTTTTCTGTAGTACTTAGATCTTTGACCACAAATAGGACATACTGCGGACCACTTGGCTGGTTTAATCGGAACTGGAAATCTGTGGCGCACAGTTACCTGAAATTTATTCTGTGCAGAATTAATTTTTCGCATCCGAGCATGAAAGTTCTTGCCATGTCCCTCTGGGATTTTTAAAACAAGGTCGATCCATGCATGAATCATTTCATGGCATAAGGTGCTTTCTATAGCCTCCTGGGGCAGCAATTCCAACAAAGGCCTAGACAAAACAATTTCGCTGGCAAACACTCCAAGCAAATTGGACCTACGACGATACAAGCCAGCGGTTTTTCTCAAACGTCCATCACTCCATCTCACTGTCAACAAAGGCTGGGACGCAACAGTCAAAGTCTCATCAAAATATGCTCTATTAAATCGATGAAATAACGGAAGCAAAGGCACCAAAGGCATTTCAGCTGTTTAGGAGGAGAAAAATCTGAGGCAAACCCAGTCTGCCCACAACTAATCGATTCTCAAGTGTGCGTCTTCGACTAGTGGTAAGTCAGAATCCTTACTAAGTTGCTTGCAATCGATGGATGGGGTTCTTGTAAAAGAGATAGGGACAAAAGCCCTATTGGCAGGTGTGGCGGTACTGGTCCTCTACTGGACAGTTAATGCTGCGAGATTAGTTATAGGGGCTAGGGGCCTCAACCCATTGGTGAAGCAATTTTTCACCCAAATAGCTTCAGGGCGAATAGATGCGGCGTATTTGCTGACAACAAAAACCTATAGACAACACGTCAACCGGCAGCAATTTGTCAATTTTCTAGCTGGTCTCAAATTAAGCCGTTACAGCAATCTTAAGTCAGGTCGACCTCGGCTTGAAGAAGGACAGATCATCCTCACTTTAAAACTCAAATCCGAAGATAAGAAAAACGAGTTACCCTTGGATTTCACATTCACCAAAGTCGATGATGTTTGGAAAATTGACCGTATAACGGAGGTAAAGGCTTAATCATTGATTCCATCAGAAACCAACTTTGCAATCTTTTTCGCGAGACCCATCAGAACGTGCTGCCGATTTAAGAGCTTTACTTAATAAAGCTGGCCACGCTTACTACGTACTTGATGCACCCTTTATGGAGGATGCAATCTATGACAATCTTTATAGAGAGTTAATAGCGCTAGAGCAAAAGTATCCTGCACTTATTACACCCGATAGCCCTAGTCAACGCCTAGGAGGGAAACCAGCTGCAAAGTTCAACACTGTTGAACATCGATTTCAATTACATAGTTTAGATAATGTTTTCAACATTGATGAATTTAAAGGTTGGCTTGAAAAAGTGATAAAAATACTTAAAGCTAATTCAAGTGACCAAAATATTATCGACAGTCGTCCCGAATTGGTAGGCGAACTAAAAATTGATGGGAATGCTCTATCACTAAGTTATGAGAATGGAGTACTCGTAAAAGCCGCCACAAGAGGTGACGGAACCAAGGGAGAAGAAATTACTGCTAATGCGAGAACAATCTATTCAATCCCATTAATACTGAACCTTAAAGACCCACCTGCTTGGCTTGAGGTACGTGGCGAGGCATTCATACCCAATCGTAGCTTTTCCAAAATCAATGCTAAAAGAGCAGATCAAGGTGAAGTGTTGTTTGCTAACCCAAGGAATGCATGTGCTGGAACTTTGCGTCAATTAAACCCTCAAGTTGTAGCATCGCGACAGTTAGATTTCTTTGCCTACACGTTGCACTTGCCTGAAAGCTGGACAAGCGAGAATGAAGAATTTAAACAACCCCAAAAACAAACGGAAAGTCTCGATTGGTTGAAGAAAGCAGGTTTCAAAGTTAATCCCAATGCGAAACTAATGCAAGATTTATCTGAAGTAAAAAGTTTTTTTAATAACTGGCATATTAAGCGTCATTCTCTTCCATATGCGACGGATGGGCTAGTCATTAAAATGAATAGTTTTGCACATCAAAGCTCAATGGGATTCACTCATAAAGCTCCTAGGTGGGCAATTGCTCTAAAGTATCCAGCAGAAGAAGCTGTAACCAAATTAGAAAGGCTTTCCTATCAAGTTGGACGTACAGGAGCAATAACACCTGTAGCTGAATTCCAGCAAATTGTACTTGCTGGAACAAATGTTAGTCGTGCAACACTACATAATGCCGATCGAATAGAAGCATTAGAATTACACACTGGCGACTCTATTGTCGTTCGAAAGGCAGGAGAAATTATTCCAGAAGTTCTACGAGTACTGAAAGAATTAAGAGATCCTGCTGCTACAGCTATATCCCTACCCAAACTATGTCCAGAGTGTAGTTCTCAATTAGTCCGAGAAATGAACGAGGCAGTCACACGCTGCATCAATCCGAGCTGTCCTGCAATTATCAAAGGTGTGCTTAAACATTGGGTTGGCAAAGGATCTATGGATATTGAAGGGTTTGGCGACAAACTTATAGAGCAATTAGTAGACAAAGGAATTATTAGTTCAATATCAGACCTGTATGAATTAGATATAATCACATTAAAGAGCCTCGACAGGGTAGGAGAAAAGTCTGCAGAAAAACTTTATTCTTCACTATCCAAGTCAAAAGACAAATCTTGGGCAAATAAACTATATGGCTTGGGCATTCCTCACATTGGCGAATCTAATGCGAAATTACTTACAAAAGCATTTCCTACTGTCTCTCAGCTTGCAAATGCTGTCAGTCATCAACCTGAACTCCTTGAAAGCATTTCAGGTATTGGCAACGAAATTGTCATTGCACTCCAAGCGTGGTTCGCAACTCCAGAAAATCAACAGATGCTAAATAAACTCAAGGAGTCTGGTGTGACACTGGAAGAAAAAACTCAAAATATAGAACTTAAGCAAAAGAATCATCTCTTTGGAAAAATCTTTGTTTTAACAGGCACTATGCCATCTCTTGAGCGCAACAAGGCTAAGGCACTTATAGAAGCTTGCGGAGGTAAAGTGACCTCTTCGGTGAGCAAGAACACCACTTATCTAGTCGCTGGTGAAAAAGCTGGAAGCAAAATAAAAAAAGCGAAAGATCTTAAAATAGAGATTATCGACCAAAGCAAGCTTGAAGATCTTTTAGTATAGAATCAGAGTCATCTTCATTGTATTAACTCGCAATTATGAATGAAAAAATAATCTTCAATTGGATAAAGACTCCTTGCGGGAGAAGCAAGTATAAACAACTTGAATCAAACAAAGGGCTTTTATCTAAAGTAAGACTGTACTGGTTTATTTTTTGGGCTGCTGTGAAAGATTTTAGGATACCGAATCCAGATTAATCAACAGGTTCAAACTCTTTGAGCGCACTTCTAGCGGAGCGGGACACAATAAATATCACAGCGAAAGTAGCAACTAAGCCAAATATTCTCAGCACAGAAATACCAACATTTGTATTTCCTGAAATAATTTCATTAAACCTAGCTAAGTCCC harbors:
- a CDS encoding SprT family zinc-dependent metalloprotease yields the protein MPLVPLLPLFHRFNRAYFDETLTVASQPLLTVRWSDGRLRKTAGLYRRRSNLLGVFASEIVLSRPLLELLPQEAIESTLCHEMIHAWIDLVLKIPEGHGKNFHARMRKINSAQNKFQVTVRHRFPVPIKPAKWSAVCPICGQRSKYYRKVSGVACRRCCNQHYEGKWHPSCLLVFEPVSLVD
- the ligA gene encoding NAD-dependent DNA ligase LigA — encoded protein: MQSFSRDPSERAADLRALLNKAGHAYYVLDAPFMEDAIYDNLYRELIALEQKYPALITPDSPSQRLGGKPAAKFNTVEHRFQLHSLDNVFNIDEFKGWLEKVIKILKANSSDQNIIDSRPELVGELKIDGNALSLSYENGVLVKAATRGDGTKGEEITANARTIYSIPLILNLKDPPAWLEVRGEAFIPNRSFSKINAKRADQGEVLFANPRNACAGTLRQLNPQVVASRQLDFFAYTLHLPESWTSENEEFKQPQKQTESLDWLKKAGFKVNPNAKLMQDLSEVKSFFNNWHIKRHSLPYATDGLVIKMNSFAHQSSMGFTHKAPRWAIALKYPAEEAVTKLERLSYQVGRTGAITPVAEFQQIVLAGTNVSRATLHNADRIEALELHTGDSIVVRKAGEIIPEVLRVLKELRDPAATAISLPKLCPECSSQLVREMNEAVTRCINPSCPAIIKGVLKHWVGKGSMDIEGFGDKLIEQLVDKGIISSISDLYELDIITLKSLDRVGEKSAEKLYSSLSKSKDKSWANKLYGLGIPHIGESNAKLLTKAFPTVSQLANAVSHQPELLESISGIGNEIVIALQAWFATPENQQMLNKLKESGVTLEEKTQNIELKQKNHLFGKIFVLTGTMPSLERNKAKALIEACGGKVTSSVSKNTTYLVAGEKAGSKIKKAKDLKIEIIDQSKLEDLLV